The sequence AGCCTAATCGATGAACTTTGCCTGAAAGGCGGATTTGACCGTTGGCAATTCCGTTATGATAACGCCCTCGATATCGGTCGTATGCTGGCTCCCGGCCAGGTGCTTACCGCAAGTGTGGGGCTCAGGGAAACATTGCTCAGTGTGAAAGATGCCTATGACAGGGCCGAATACAAAGGACTTGCCTGCGCTGTGAAGAATTGCGGAGTGGGAAATGGTATCCCTGAGCTGAGCAGGGTTTTTATTGAAATCCATGAAGGGGGCAAAATTATTCTCCACCATGGCTGGACGGAGATGGGACAGGGGGTGCACACGATTGCCCGTCAGGCCCTGTGTGAAGCAACCGGAATCACCGATATTGATTTGGTAACACCCTATGTCTCCACAGCTTCCGGGGCCATCGGCGGCCCCACCACCGCCAGTCGCGGCACTCTGCTCCTTGGTCGTGCCATTATCGATGCGGCGAAGGGATTGAAAGAAGATTTAAAAACTCAATCCCTGAAGCAACTGGCTGGAAAAACCTATAGCGGAGAGTTTCTCTGCGATTACACCCAGGCCGATGGAAAACCCGGTGAAATTATCTCACATATTTCCTACGGTTACGCCACCAATCTTGCCATTCTGGACGGGGATGGCAATCTTGAAAAGATTATTGCTTCCCACGACGCCGGACGAATCCTGAATCCTAAACTGTTTCAGGGACAGATTGAAGGAGGGGTGGCCATGGGGGTTGGGTATGCCCTCAGTGAGACCGTGCCACTTCAAGATGGCAGGCTGACCTCGGAAAAATACCGGGCACTGGGTATCCCCAAAATCAATAATCTGCCTGAAATTGAGGTGATTGGAGTGGAATCCAATGATCCGGAAGGGCCATTTGGAGCAAAGGGGGTTGGGGAAATCGGCTGCATTGCCACCGCACCCGCCATTGCCAACGCGTTTTGCGATTATGATGGAAAGCGCAGATACTCTCTGCCTCTTGAACCCATCAAAAAGAAATAGACGGGAGTAATTCTATGACTCTGTATCTCAAGAATACTCGATATATCGATGCCGGAACACTTACTGTTACTTCTACTCATCTTGCGGTGGCCTCTGGTGCAAGTGGTGGGGTGAGTCTTGTCGATACCATCCCTCCAACCGGAGAACGTGAGGATGGCGACCGGGTGCTTGACTGCAAAGGCCGCTTTGTTACCCGTTCCTTTGGCTGTGGCCACCATCATATCTATTCTACACTGTGCCGCGGTATGCCAGCACCACCAAGGATTCCGACAAACTTTTCAGAGGTTCTGCAGTATGTGTGGTGGCGGGTGGATAAACGACTCGACAGGGATATGGTCGAGGCCAGTGCTCTGGGTGCTGCTTTGCAGATGGCCCGTCGTGGAGTGACCTTCTGCATCGATCATCACGCCTCTCCCATGCATGTGAGCGGCAGTCTGGAGACCGTTGCCAGGGCCTTTGAACGATGCGGCATAGGGCACCTTATGTGCCACGAATCCTCCGATAGAAATGGTGTCGAGTCTGCTGAAAAAAGCTTGGCCGAACATGAATCCTATCTTGCCTCCGGTCGTCCGGGCCTTGTCGGTCTCCACGCCTCCTTTACCGTGGGCGACGCTCTCTTTGAAAAATCCGTAAACCTTGCCCGTAGGTATGATACCGGCCTTCATATCCATGTCGCCGAAGATGTTGCCGATGAAATACACTGTGAACAGACCTATGGCAAACGGGTTGGAGAACGGCTTCGTGATCTGGGAGGGCTTGAAAGTTCCAAAACCATCCTTGGCCACTGCGTCCACTGCAATGATGAAGAACGAAAAATAATTGCGGATTCCCCGGTCTGGGTTGTCTCCAATGTGGAATCGAACCAGAATAACAACGTGGGTCTCACCGATTACGATTGGCTGAGCAATGTCATGTTGGGGACAGACGGCATGCATAATGATATGCTCCGTTCCGCCAAGGCCCATCATCTGGCCTGTTCCACCACCGGCGGTATTGGCTACGACGAAGTGTATCGCAGATTTCGTAATGTTCACAACTATCTTGGTCAGTTTGAAGGGATTGGTGATGGTCAGAATAATCTTGTTGTTCTGGACTATGATACCCCAACCGATGTCAGCGACGATAATTTTTATGGTCATTTTCTCTTTGGCCTGGAAGCACTTCATGTCAATACGGTTATTGCCCAGGGGCGGGTGATTGTCGAAGATCGAAAGTCAACACTGGTGGATGAGGAGGAAATACTTTCCTATGCGCGTGAGCAGGGGCAACGGCTCTGGAAACAGTTGAGTGAGTAGAGTATGAGCACACTGGTAACAGGCGGTACGGTGGTAACGGCCACTGAAACGCGTCAGACAGATATTCTGATTGAGGACGGACGTGTTGTTGCCATTGGTGGAAGTCCTGGTCGTCTAGCTGACTGGGATATTATAGATGCTGCCGGTTGTTACGTTATGCCCGGTGCCGTTGATGTTCATACCCACCTGAATCTGCAGGTTGGTGAGGAAAGGGTAAGTGATGGTTTTTATCATGGCTCTGTGGCCGCTGTCCATGGCGGTACCACCTCGATTGTTGAACATCCGGGATTTGGTCCTGCCGGCTGTGAGCTGAGCCATCAGATTGATCTCTATCGTGAACAGGCCCGAGATGAAATGGTCATCGATTATGGCTTTCACGGTGTTGTTCAACATGTTGACGATCATGTGCTGTGTGCGATCAAGGATCTGACAAAGAACGGAACACCAAGTCTCAAAGTTTATATGACCTATGCTGCTCGTCTCGGAGATTATGATATCATC comes from Desulfocapsa sulfexigens DSM 10523 and encodes:
- a CDS encoding amidohydrolase family protein translates to MTLYLKNTRYIDAGTLTVTSTHLAVASGASGGVSLVDTIPPTGEREDGDRVLDCKGRFVTRSFGCGHHHIYSTLCRGMPAPPRIPTNFSEVLQYVWWRVDKRLDRDMVEASALGAALQMARRGVTFCIDHHASPMHVSGSLETVARAFERCGIGHLMCHESSDRNGVESAEKSLAEHESYLASGRPGLVGLHASFTVGDALFEKSVNLARRYDTGLHIHVAEDVADEIHCEQTYGKRVGERLRDLGGLESSKTILGHCVHCNDEERKIIADSPVWVVSNVESNQNNNVGLTDYDWLSNVMLGTDGMHNDMLRSAKAHHLACSTTGGIGYDEVYRRFRNVHNYLGQFEGIGDGQNNLVVLDYDTPTDVSDDNFYGHFLFGLEALHVNTVIAQGRVIVEDRKSTLVDEEEILSYAREQGQRLWKQLSE